The DNA segment CCATCAGGTCCCATGACAGTGGTATGCAGCGATTCGTAGCCGTTTGCTTTGGGCATGGATATCCAATCGCGGAGGCGATCGGGACTTGGGTGATAAAAATCGGTTATGATAGAGTATATTTTCCAGCAGTCTGTTTTTTCATTATCAACGTCAGAATCGGTAATGATACGTATGGCAAAGAGGTCGTATATCTCTTCGAACGGAACGCCTTTGTTTTTCATTTTGCTCCATACGGAGTGAACGGATTTTGGACGTCCGAATACTTTGGCATTAAAGCCCTGTTCATCCAGTATCTCTTTAATAGGTTCAATAAATTTCTGAATGTATTTTTTTCGTTCGGGTTCAGTGTCTTTTAACTTTTGGGTAATGGACTCGAACACTTCCGGTTCGGTATATCTTAAACCGAGATCTTCCAGTTCTGTTTTAATGGCATTTAATCCAAGGCGATGGGCGAGGGGAGCATACAGGTATAGTGTTTCAGAAGCGATCTTTTGCTGCTTCTCGCGCTTCATCGACTGCAAAGTTCGCATATTGTGAAGACGATCGGCCAGCTTAATGAGTATTACCCGCACGTCATCGGAAAGGGTGAGCAGCATTTTGCGGAAATTCTCGGCTTGCAGGGATGAAGTTTGATCGAACACTCCTGATATTTTAGTGAGTCCGTCAATGATCCTGGCGACCTTTTCGCCGAACATGCCGCTTATCTCTTCAAGTGTTATATCGGTATCTTCTACAACATCATGAAGGAGCGCGCAAATGATCGAAGTGGTTCCCAACCCGATCTCTTCAGCGCAAATATGTGCGACAGCAATGGGGTGGTAGATGTATGGTTCACCTGATTTTCTGCGCATTTCTTTATGCGCTTCAACAGCCAATTCAAATGCCTTGCGGATCTGGATCTTGTCGCCCTTCTCCATTCGTCTTCGGGAGGCTTTTAAAAGATCGCGGTAACGTTTCAGAATCTCCTTTTTCTCCTGCTCTAAGTCAATATTTAGCGCCTGTTCCATACAATGCAAATTTAATAAAAAACGAGGGTATTCGGAAGCCCTTATTGAAATGGGTTTACTATTACGCTCATTGCTCCGACGATATTTAAACCTTTGAAAGTATCGTAAAATAAAGATTTTGTTTAATGAACCTTGTCTGCCGGCTTTGCTCTGCTGAAGCTACGCGAAAGCGATGCAGGCAGGTTGTCGCATAAGCTTCGTTGTACGCTGTATAGAATATTTATGTTTAAGTAGCCGGAAGTACGGTCCCTTTACATTCTCCGAACCCAATACGCACACCATTTTTAACTGAGTAGCCTTTAATTATTACCGTATCACCATCATTAATGAATTTACGTTCGCTGCCATCCGGAAGCTTGACCGGTTTGGTGCCGCGCCATGCGATCTCCATCATCGATCCGAATGACCCTTCTTCAGGGCCGCTGATAGTGCCTGAAGCCATCATGTCACCTATATTAATGTTGCAGCCATTTACGGTATGATGTGCCAGTTGCTGTTCCATTACCCAATACATGTATTTGTAATTAGAGGTACATATTTTATGAGGCTGCCGGCCTTCAGGCTGAATGAATACTTCAAGATTAATGTCAATATTTTTTTTACCTGAATATTCAAGATAGGGAAGTACTTTAGGTTCCTGTTTGTAGCCTTCAGTACGGAAGGGTTCCAGGGCATCGAGCGTAACTACCCATGGTGAAATTGTTGAAGCAAAATTTTTGCTGAGGAATGGCCCCAGCGGAACGTACTCCCATGACTGTATATCACGGGCGCTCCAATCATTAAGTAATACCATTCCGAAAATATGGTCATCCGCTTTGGCTGTTGACACTGTTTCACCAAGCTGCGTTGATTTACCAATAATAAAAGCTGTTTCAAGTTCAAAGTCGAGTAGTTTGCTTGGCCCAAAAACCGGGATCTCCGCGTCTGCTGGTTTTGTCTGGCCTTTAGGACGGTGAAAATTAGTGCCTGAAACAATAATAGATGAAGCTCGCCCATGATAGCCAACCGGGATATGTTTCCAGTTTGGTAAAAGAGCATTGGCAGGGTCGCGAAACATTTTGCCCATATTTGTAGCATGGTCAATGCTGGAATAAAAATCTGTGTAGTCGCCTATTTTTACCGGTAAAAGTAGTTCTACCTCATTCATTGGAAGAAGTACCTTTTGACGTGCTTCAACATTGTCTCTCAGTTCTGCCCTGTCGGCATTCAGTAAATTAAAAATCCGATTACGGACGGCTCGCCAAACCGGCTGTCCGAGTGAAATAAAATCGTTGAGGTTATCTTTCGAAAAAACCTTTGTGTCGAATTTTAACTGATTAAAATAGCCAAGCTTGGCCACGGCAGCAAGATTCAGTACCTGATCTCCAATTGCCACGCAAACACATGGCTTGTTTCCGGCAGTTCTGAAAATGCCATAAGGTAAATTTTGTATCGGGAAATCACAATTTTCACTAACCGGGATCCATGATTTTAATCTCGGGTCAATTGGCTTTATCATATTGCATCAATTTTCTCAAAGTTACAATTTGTAACGGGTATCTAAGCGATTTTTAGTGTATTTAAAGCCATTTTGCTTTTTGCATCACTTGCAAATAGTAAATACATGATCAGCATGATCAAGCCGAAATCAGTAATTCCCATCATAAAAATAATAAGTACATGAAATACAACGCCAACCCATAGTGTAAGGGGTTTGAATTTTTTTATCCATACGGTAACGGGGAACAGCATTTGAAAGGTTAGCGTAAAGTAGGTGACAGGTATTGTAAGCCAGTCTGTATTCGCGATATTTTTTTGGATCCAGCTTGTACTATATTCATCCATATTCAATACATAATACAGTGCTGAGCCATCCATCCAATGAGAACCATACAGTTTATACACCGCTGAAACAAAGTAAAGCAGACAAACCTGTATTTTGGCAGCTAAAAAAGCAAAATTGGTAGCTGTTATTTCGAACGTCCTTATTTTGTTGTTTTGCTGTTGTCCGGCAGCTTCATTCATAAAAATCATATAAAATAATGTAATCACTAACAGGTTAGTTCCCCCATTTTGTATAAGTCCGGCATTATAATAAAGATTAACACTTATAAAATAGAGCAGTATACCCATCAGGCGTTTTAGATACCCAAATAAAGCTACAGTTGCACAGGTTAACTGACCAATAACAAAATACCAGTAGTAATTATTTATTCCTGGTCGTGACAGAATGTTAATCAGTTTAATTGCAAAGTTATCCTGTGGGTAATAATGGATCATGTTTGCATCAACGCTCCATATTTGCGAAGCAATGGGCAGGCTGATCAGTCCATTTAGAATAATATAGAGGTAAACAGCTTTCTTAAAAAGAAGAATAGTATGAGGCGTATTCACTTTTTCTGTGAATAATGCTTCAGTGAGGTCTATATATTTAGTTATTGTTGTCTTCAAGGTCAATAGTTGGAAAAGTAATTAATTCGTATTTTTTTTTGGCTGTTTTATTTTCAATAGGAGGAAATGTAGAAGCCACATATATGAACTCGATGCGTTTAATTTTCTTATCCGTAAAATATGCTGAGGCCTGGGTTGAAAAATACTTAAACGCCATCTTATATTGCGGGGTTTTAATAATTCGTCTACTGCGTTCAGCTTGTGTTGAGTCGGGTTTTGTATGATCCTTTTTCATCCCGTAATCCGTGTTTGTGTCGAGATACTTTAACTCGCGATGAATGCTTTCGTAGATATTGAACAGTTTGCCATAGTTCCAAAAGCGATTAGCCTGATGCTTTTCCAGTAAGGACTTTCCGGGATCTATCCATGGAGAATAGTTGTTGTTGTCGAATCGGCATCTGTAATACAAATTGCGGCTGCCCATCGGTGGCTCAGGAGCAAACATTTGCCAGTTCTGATTGAATACAGGGAACACGTACCTTTTTGAAATATTCAGTAAATGTGAATAGTTGGAATATTGCGGAAAGCAAAAAAATAAAATAAGGGCAAAATGGATAATGACAGCAGTAGCTCCTGTCAGAAATAGATAGCGTTTCAAGAATATAGTTTGATTACAAATAAATGTAATTTTCTCTTTCCCGTTTTGTAATGACGGGATGGTGTTTACACGAACAAAGGATGTTTTTTCATCTTCGTGTTTACCTTTTTTCTAACCTGGCCGATAACAGTTTCGTTATCCATATTCATAAGTACTTCATCGATCAGGTCAACAATTGCAGGGATGTCTTTTTCTTTTAAACCACGTGTAGTAATAGCAGGGGTTCCCACACGTATACCTGAAGTAACAAAAGGTGATTTATCGTCAAAAGGCACCATGTTTTTATTTACTGTAATATCGGCTTTTACAAGAGTCGTTTCAGCTTGTTTGCCTGTGAGGTTCTTTGAGCGCAGGTCGATCAACATACAATGGTTATCAGTTCCTCCTGATATAACCCCATATCCTTTATCAACAAAGCACTGTGCCATTACCTTCGCATTTTTAATTACCTGTAATGTGTATTTCATGAAACTGTCTGCTAATGCTTCACCATAAGCCACCGCTTTAGCGGCAATTACATGTTCAAGCGGTCCGCCTTGTGTGCCGGGGAAAACAGCGGCATCCAGCAATGCCGACATTGTTTTAATTTCTCCTTTGGGTGTGGTTAGCCCCCATGGGTTTGGAAAATCTTTTCCCATCATGATCATCCCGCCCCTTGGTCCGCGTAAAGTTTTATGGGTAGTTGTTGTTACAATATGGCAGTGCGGCATCGGATCATTCATCAGGCCACGGGCAATAAGGCCCGATGGGTGTGATATATCTGCCATCAGCAAAGCGCCAACCTTATCTGCAATGGCTCTGAACCGTTTATAGTCCCAATCACGTGAATAGGAAGATGCACCGCAAATAAGCAATTTTGGTTTTTCCTGGATAGCTTTCGCTTCAACTTTGTCGTAATCAATGCGGCCGGTTTCTTTTTCAACGCCGTAAAAAGTAGGCCTGTATAATTTTCCTGAAAAATTAACCGGCGAGCCATGTGTAAGGTGACCGCCATGCGACAGATCAAATCCCAGGATAGTATCTCCCGGTTTAAGAATAGCCAGCATGACAGCGGCGTTAGCTTGTGCGCCCGAATGAGGCTGAACATTGGCCCACTCAGCGTTAAACAATTGTCTGGCACGATCAATTGCGAGCTGTTCAACCTTGTCAACCACTTCACAGCCTCCGTAATATCGTTTGCCCGGAAGCCCTTCTGCGTATTTGTTTGTCAGGCAGGAGCCCATAGCTTTCATCACCTGGTCGCTTACATAGTTTTCGGAAGCGATCAACTCAATCCCGTAGGTCTGGCGGTGCAATTCTTCCTTAATATATTCAAAAATAAGTGTATCCTTCTTCATATGAATGATGTATTTGACTCACCAAAAGTAGATAATCTTTAAGAATTTTCGAGGAGAAATGTTAAAAGAAAAAGCCCCCTAAATTTGGGGGCTTTTTCTTTTAAATTCTTTTTCTTGATCCGTAGGCTTTTTTTACTCCCAATCCGATCCCTGCTACAATGAGGAAACTGATACCTCCGTCAATAGGGACACAGGGAGGCGGCCAACAGGCCGGTGAGGTTGTTCCACCCGGAGGGCCGGGGGGCTGCGCAAACAGTGTACTGGTTAAAGTTGGTGTTAATAATATCAATAATACCGACAATACAACTAAGCCCTTTTTCATTTTAATTTATTTATCTGCTCAAAAGTAGATATTTTTTTTTAGTTACCGATAAATATGCGCTTGATTAGTGTAGTTTCGCTAGTGGACACCTTCACAAGGTAAATTCCATTGCCAATAGCCGACATATTGATCTGCTCCAGTTTGTGATTTCCGCTGAAGCTCTGAGAATGAATGTTCTTGCCCAACAGGTCAAACACCTCAATAACACCTGCTGTTACATGGTCAAGTTTAACAAATGTGCCATTGCCATTGGTAATTAGAGCGATGTCGTTGTTGTTTGCAGCAGAGTTATTAATTCCAAGCGGACTTGTTACATGAACAATTATGGTAGTTGTGTTTGAGCTGCAGCTGCCATTTGAAGCGGTTAATTTTACAGTATAATCGCCCGCCGCAGTATAGGTATGGGTCGGACTCTGAACATTATCAGTATTCGAATCGCCAAAATCCCAAAGGTATGAAGTTGCACCTGTAGAAGCATTGGTAAATACAACAGGTACTCCCACATCTACTGTAGTATCGTTTGCGGAGAAAGAGGCTGCAACAGGGTTTGAAATGTGAAGCACAAAGCGGGGCGCCTGGGTAGTATCACTGATCGAAAATGTGTAGGAATTGGTGCTTAGCAGGTCCGTGGTTATTCCGGTAAGTTTATCTTCCAGTGTAATACATCCGCCTATTTCACTTAAGTCAGGGGCGGTAATTTTGTAGGTGCCGGTTACACCAACTTTAGCCTTCACTGGAATGCTATATCCTTTTGTCAGATCAGCCATTTTGTTGATGACAAGATTTTTTCCATCGGTTGAAAGGGACGTAAGTGTTGGCGCGTTCCATGCGAACGGATTCATGGCGAGTGCATCTTCTTTAATGTCATAACCATCTGCAGTAACCGGAGAAAAAGCGACAAGCATGGAGCCGGTGTAAGGTGTTGCTGAAACGCTTGATATTGTAAGGCGCATTTTTTTGTAAACGGATGCAGCCAGTTTCAGAAAATTTCCATCTGGTGTAGTTGCCTTATGGGTTTCATTAAAAGTTAATGTTCCTGCTGTTGATACATCAACATAAAAGCCCTGCCCGTTAGCAATCGTGCCGCTGGTACGGCCATTTGTGCTGGTTCCCATGCTTTCATCCCAGGTGTCAAAACCGCCTGTGTAGTAGTCGTAAACATAATAAAAGTCGTTATTCAAAGACCCGCTATTGGTAGCATAAAAATTGGTAAATGAAAGCGGTGCAGGGTAAGGGTTTGCCAATAAATTATAGCTTAAAGATACAGCAGGAGTTTTAGTGCCGCTAACAATCGTTCCGGTATTAATTAATGTTACGGGAGTAGTAACAGTGCCCGGGGAAGTATTGCCTATATAGGCTAAAAAACCTTTGCCATCAACAGTTCCGTTATCAGCTGAAATAGGATCTGTTGTATTAGCTGCGGCTGTATAGGTTTGAGATCCGGCATTAAAAGTATAAACTGATATAAAACCACTGGCTGGATCGTCTGATCCGGTAAAGCCGCTTGTATATATTGTTGCATCCCAATCAGAAATAGCTTCTGACTGTATAGGACAACCTAATGAACGCCATTCTGTAAATCCGTCCATATAACGCTGATATGTAACATTACCCAGGAAAGTTCCTGCACTCAGGTCACCCACTTGAGCGGTCCCGCCGCCTGTAAAAGTGTTTCCGTTTTTGGTTGATGTTGAAACTAAAGTAAATGTTTTGTCATTTCCTGTACCATCCGCGTCAAATGTAGCCCCGTCAATGATATCTATCTTGTTTATCAGGTCAGCGTTATTGGCCATGTTTACAGTATGCGCGCTCGTACTTGCTTTCATATTGTAGAAGGTTGTTTTTGTAGCCGATCCGCCAACGGTCTGTGTTCCTGAGCCGTTAAATTCAACAGTGTTGTTGCTGTGAGTAAAAGTTGCATTATTGGTAAAATCGCCGGCAAGTGTCATCAAAAAGCCACCAGCATCAAGTGTGCCTGCCGAAATAGTAAGCGTTCCGTTTACATCAAGCGCTGCGCCAAGTGTTTTGGTTCCGCTTCCGGATATTGTTAAATGTTGATAGGTTGGCGTGCCTGAAACAGTTTGTGTTGTACCTGCATAATCGACTGTGCTGCTGGTTGTTTGCAATGTAGTTGTTCCAAAACCTGAAGGGAAAGTGGAGGTGCCCGTCAATTTTAATGTGGCGCCATCGTTTACCTGTAAAGTTGCGCTGCCATTTCCGGTTATGGCAAAGCCTCCGTTATCCATAAAGCCTGTTACAACGGTTATATTGCCTACAACATTTGTGGCGTTTACCAATGCTCCAAGAGTTGCTCCGGCTGTATTGTTTGTTGTAATAGAGTTATATAATGTAATAGCAGCGCTGCTCATTGGGATGGTTTGTGCTGAAGTGCCATTAAAGTTAACCGTGTTACCGGCAACAGTATAGCTTGAAGACACATTGCTGATCGTATACGTTCCTGAGATATCTATTGTTCCGGAGCCAAGTGTACGTGCCCCGGTATTGGATGACATAAGATTTGTATAACTTCTGGCTGCTATTGTTTGTGAGCCGCTTCCATTGTAATCAACCAAAGCTGTGGGTTGCAGGGTTACAGTACCAAAGCCTGTAGGAAATGCCGAACTTCCTGTAAGCTGAAAAGTGGTTCCATCATTAACCTGGAATGTATTGGCGCCGGTTCCGGTCATTGCAAAACCACCATTTCCTAATGTGCCGGCTTCAACTGTAATGTTACCCACAACATTCGTAGCGGTTACTGCGGCACCAAGGTTGGCGCCTGATGTGTTGTTTATTGTTATGTTGTT comes from the Bacteroidota bacterium genome and includes:
- the fahA gene encoding fumarylacetoacetase codes for the protein MIKPIDPRLKSWIPVSENCDFPIQNLPYGIFRTAGNKPCVCVAIGDQVLNLAAVAKLGYFNQLKFDTKVFSKDNLNDFISLGQPVWRAVRNRIFNLLNADRAELRDNVEARQKVLLPMNEVELLLPVKIGDYTDFYSSIDHATNMGKMFRDPANALLPNWKHIPVGYHGRASSIIVSGTNFHRPKGQTKPADAEIPVFGPSKLLDFELETAFIIGKSTQLGETVSTAKADDHIFGMVLLNDWSARDIQSWEYVPLGPFLSKNFASTISPWVVTLDALEPFRTEGYKQEPKVLPYLEYSGKKNIDINLEVFIQPEGRQPHKICTSNYKYMYWVMEQQLAHHTVNGCNINIGDMMASGTISGPEEGSFGSMMEIAWRGTKPVKLPDGSERKFINDGDTVIIKGYSVKNGVRIGFGECKGTVLPAT
- a CDS encoding HTTM domain-containing protein, which codes for MKTTITKYIDLTEALFTEKVNTPHTILLFKKAVYLYIILNGLISLPIASQIWSVDANMIHYYPQDNFAIKLINILSRPGINNYYWYFVIGQLTCATVALFGYLKRLMGILLYFISVNLYYNAGLIQNGGTNLLVITLFYMIFMNEAAGQQQNNKIRTFEITATNFAFLAAKIQVCLLYFVSAVYKLYGSHWMDGSALYYVLNMDEYSTSWIQKNIANTDWLTIPVTYFTLTFQMLFPVTVWIKKFKPLTLWVGVVFHVLIIFMMGITDFGLIMLIMYLLFASDAKSKMALNTLKIA
- a CDS encoding serine hydroxymethyltransferase, whose translation is MIHMKKDTLIFEYIKEELHRQTYGIELIASENYVSDQVMKAMGSCLTNKYAEGLPGKRYYGGCEVVDKVEQLAIDRARQLFNAEWANVQPHSGAQANAAVMLAILKPGDTILGFDLSHGGHLTHGSPVNFSGKLYRPTFYGVEKETGRIDYDKVEAKAIQEKPKLLICGASSYSRDWDYKRFRAIADKVGALLMADISHPSGLIARGLMNDPMPHCHIVTTTTHKTLRGPRGGMIMMGKDFPNPWGLTTPKGEIKTMSALLDAAVFPGTQGGPLEHVIAAKAVAYGEALADSFMKYTLQVIKNAKVMAQCFVDKGYGVISGGTDNHCMLIDLRSKNLTGKQAETTLVKADITVNKNMVPFDDKSPFVTSGIRVGTPAITTRGLKEKDIPAIVDLIDEVLMNMDNETVIGQVRKKVNTKMKKHPLFV
- a CDS encoding PKD domain-containing protein, which gives rise to METIPNSTAKMAFTCFCVSPKFINIKKHYIMKLTLFYISVLFLVLTTNGFSAAISSTVSGGNWNTAGTWVGGVIPGAGDDVTIVDGATVNVDVTTSCLSLTISADGSASAFAGLIVNSGVTFTVIGNVDLSSSGGSNCIPSLETSTSATSVLIVQGDINFNNFDDTEIPTLTIKNASTLQIAGNFNLNTLNATVDFGIVSSLVEYNGSGAQTIIAPTANGYGKLKSSGTGARILDPTTTINIKNNSATCFDPGTNSYTITGSTIAFSGSGSQTIPVFNYNNLTTSGSRGANSITLTAGTIGIAGTFNNSATFTTGGYIPTGNTINFNGTGNQTIPMPATALYDNITFNCTGGIGATLAAAVSATNVAGNITVETGKLDNGGFAIAGNGAATFQVNNGTTFTLSGSSSFPTGFGTTTLQATSTVDYNGAGAQTIAALTYGNLTSSNSGGRTLAAGTINITGTYTTSNTSSYTVAGNTVNFNGGSAQTIPMNSAQSYNNITINNTSGANLGAAVTATNVVGNITVEAGTLGNGGFAMTGTGANTFQVNDGTTFQLTGSSAFPTGFGTVTLQPTALVDYNGSGSQTIAARSYTNLMSSNTGARTLGSGTIDISGTYTISNVSSSYTVAGNTVNFNGTSAQTIPMSSAAITLYNSITTNNTAGATLGALVNATNVVGNITVVTGFMDNGGFAITGNGSATLQVNDGATLKLTGTSTFPSGFGTTTLQTTSSTVDYAGTTQTVSGTPTYQHLTISGSGTKTLGAALDVNGTLTISAGTLDAGGFLMTLAGDFTNNATFTHSNNTVEFNGSGTQTVGGSATKTTFYNMKASTSAHTVNMANNADLINKIDIIDGATFDADGTGNDKTFTLVSTSTKNGNTFTGGGTAQVGDLSAGTFLGNVTYQRYMDGFTEWRSLGCPIQSEAISDWDATIYTSGFTGSDDPASGFISVYTFNAGSQTYTAAANTTDPISADNGTVDGKGFLAYIGNTSPGTVTTPVTLINTGTIVSGTKTPAVSLSYNLLANPYPAPLSFTNFYATNSGSLNNDFYYVYDYYTGGFDTWDESMGTSTNGRTSGTIANGQGFYVDVSTAGTLTFNETHKATTPDGNFLKLAASVYKKMRLTISSVSATPYTGSMLVAFSPVTADGYDIKEDALAMNPFAWNAPTLTSLSTDGKNLVINKMADLTKGYSIPVKAKVGVTGTYKITAPDLSEIGGCITLEDKLTGITTDLLSTNSYTFSISDTTQAPRFVLHISNPVAASFSANDTTVDVGVPVVFTNASTGATSYLWDFGDSNTDNVQSPTHTYTAAGDYTVKLTASNGSCSSNTTTIIVHVTSPLGINNSAANNNDIALITNGNGTFVKLDHVTAGVIEVFDLLGKNIHSQSFSGNHKLEQINMSAIGNGIYLVKVSTSETTLIKRIFIGN